One genomic segment of Deinococcus sp. HSC-46F16 includes these proteins:
- a CDS encoding alpha/beta fold hydrolase, which produces MSDLICSLTTALAAAALLAGGAVAQTDPAPSQAAQVTAAPAPTLSPALSGERRFLTLPGFGRVAYYADPRGTGRPLILTHSVNAAASAYEMKPLWDAYAGTRPLYALEWPGFGGSDRPDIRYTPELMAQALTALVAELGGEVDVVGLSLGSEFAARAALAEPRIRTLALISPSGLGEPRNGTQQASERDGGSRLYRTLDTVGTPLYAVLRTRPSIEYFLSRSFRGPVNEGLIAYSLETARQPGAKNAPLFFISGVLFTPDAYRDLYSKLQVPVTVLYDRDGFVSFERLPLFDAQPNVTAVRIEGTDGLPHFEKLPEVRAALDAFWAATR; this is translated from the coding sequence ATGAGCGACCTCATCTGTTCGCTGACTACCGCTCTTGCCGCTGCTGCGCTGCTGGCTGGGGGCGCAGTGGCCCAGACCGATCCGGCCCCATCGCAAGCCGCTCAGGTCACGGCAGCCCCAGCCCCCACGCTGAGCCCCGCCCTCTCCGGTGAGCGGCGGTTCCTGACGCTGCCGGGCTTCGGGCGCGTGGCCTACTACGCCGACCCGCGCGGCACGGGGCGCCCGCTGATCCTGACCCACTCCGTCAACGCGGCGGCGAGCGCCTACGAGATGAAGCCGCTGTGGGACGCCTACGCGGGCACCCGCCCCCTGTATGCGCTGGAGTGGCCCGGCTTCGGGGGCAGCGACCGCCCCGATATTCGCTATACGCCCGAGCTGATGGCCCAGGCCCTGACCGCGCTGGTGGCCGAACTCGGGGGGGAGGTGGACGTGGTGGGCCTGAGCCTGGGCAGCGAGTTCGCGGCGCGGGCGGCCCTCGCAGAGCCGCGCATCCGCACCCTGGCCCTGATCAGCCCCAGCGGGCTGGGCGAGCCACGCAACGGCACCCAGCAGGCCAGCGAGCGGGACGGCGGCAGCCGCCTCTACCGCACCCTGGATACGGTGGGCACGCCCCTCTACGCCGTGCTGCGGACCCGCCCCAGCATCGAATACTTCCTGAGCCGCTCCTTCCGGGGGCCGGTGAACGAGGGGCTGATCGCCTACAGCCTGGAAACGGCCCGGCAGCCGGGGGCCAAGAATGCGCCCCTCTTCTTCATCAGCGGGGTGCTGTTCACGCCGGACGCTTACCGCGACCTCTACAGCAAGCTCCAGGTGCCCGTGACCGTGCTGTACGACCGCGACGGCTTCGTGAGCTTCGAGCGCCTGCCTCTCTTCGACGCGCAGCCGAACGTGACGGCCGTGCGGATCGAGGGCACCGACGGCCTGCCGCACTTCGAGAAGCTGCCCGAGGTGCGGGCCGCGCTGGACGCCTTCTGGGCGGCGACCCGCTGA
- the leuS gene encoding leucine--tRNA ligase has product MTTEPTPKPAIQEPRAERYNPHAIEPRWQERWEQEGLYTFREDPAKTKHYALTMFPYPSGNLHIGHWYANVAPDARARWMRMRGYNVLFPMGFDAFGLPAENAAIKHGRDPAQWTYSNIEHMTGQFRRMGTMIDWSRSFATCDPEYYRWNQWFFTEFFRRGLAYKKGGLVNWCPKDQTVLANEQVVGGACERCGTPVERRNLSQWYLKITDYAEELLDFSDTDMPERVRLMQTNWIGKSVGAEVTFPTPAGPETVFTTRPDTLMGATFLVLAPEHAKVEALTTPEQADAVRTYVEAAGRKTDVERQQEGEKTGVFTGSYATHPVSGDPLPVWVADYVLVTYGTGSIMAVPAHDERDFAFARKFGLPIREVIRPEGETGMGENPEEAYVGEGVIVNSGEFDGLPGGKASIGQIIERLEARGVAQARTTYRLRDWLVSRQRYWGTPIPIVYCAEHGAQPVPADELPVRLPENVEFTPTGQSPLKLDREWTATTCPVCGGPAERDTDTMDTFVDSSWYMYRYLSPRDDAHPFDPARADLLPVDLYTGGIEHAILHLLYSRFWTKVMRDMGLTTQNEPFKWLRNQGMILGEDGDKMSKSRGNVVDPDDLVREYGADTVRTYLMFIAPWELGGPWDPQGINGPAKWLSRIWALYFDAKAVGPEEGVTEAELRYAIHSTLKKVTGDFDRLSFNTIVASLMELTNTLVKAKRSPVFGTPAWEEALDIFNRMLAPVVPHIAEEIWTERSGAGSVHVQSWPEVDEAAATRDTVTIGVQVGGKVRGQVEISKTATQEEALAAARANPDVARFVEGKATVKEIYVPGRIINIVVK; this is encoded by the coding sequence ATGACCACCGAACCCACCCCGAAGCCCGCCATTCAGGAGCCCCGCGCCGAGCGCTACAACCCCCACGCCATCGAGCCCCGATGGCAGGAGCGGTGGGAGCAGGAGGGCCTGTACACCTTCCGCGAGGACCCGGCCAAGACCAAGCACTACGCGCTGACCATGTTCCCCTACCCCTCCGGGAACCTGCACATCGGGCACTGGTACGCCAACGTCGCGCCCGACGCCCGCGCCCGCTGGATGCGGATGCGCGGCTACAACGTGCTGTTTCCGATGGGCTTCGACGCCTTCGGGCTGCCTGCCGAGAACGCGGCGATCAAGCACGGGCGCGACCCGGCGCAGTGGACCTACTCGAACATCGAGCACATGACCGGGCAGTTCCGGCGCATGGGCACCATGATCGACTGGAGCCGCAGCTTTGCCACCTGCGACCCCGAGTACTACCGCTGGAACCAGTGGTTTTTCACCGAGTTCTTCCGCCGGGGCCTGGCCTACAAAAAGGGCGGGCTGGTGAACTGGTGCCCCAAGGATCAGACCGTGCTGGCCAACGAGCAGGTCGTCGGCGGCGCCTGCGAGCGCTGCGGCACCCCGGTCGAGCGGCGCAACCTGAGCCAGTGGTACCTGAAAATTACCGACTACGCCGAGGAACTGCTGGACTTCAGTGACACCGACATGCCCGAGCGCGTGCGGCTGATGCAAACCAACTGGATCGGCAAGTCGGTGGGCGCGGAGGTCACCTTCCCCACCCCCGCCGGGCCGGAAACGGTCTTCACCACCCGCCCCGACACCCTGATGGGCGCGACCTTTCTGGTGCTGGCCCCCGAGCACGCTAAGGTCGAAGCCCTGACCACCCCTGAGCAGGCCGACGCCGTGCGGACCTATGTCGAGGCGGCGGGCCGCAAGACCGACGTGGAGCGCCAGCAGGAGGGCGAGAAGACCGGCGTGTTCACCGGCAGCTACGCCACCCACCCGGTGAGTGGCGACCCGCTGCCGGTCTGGGTCGCCGACTACGTGCTGGTGACCTACGGCACGGGCTCGATCATGGCCGTGCCCGCCCACGACGAGCGCGACTTCGCCTTCGCGCGGAAGTTCGGGCTGCCCATCCGCGAGGTCATCCGGCCGGAGGGCGAGACGGGCATGGGCGAGAACCCGGAGGAGGCCTACGTCGGGGAGGGCGTGATCGTGAACTCCGGCGAGTTCGACGGGCTGCCGGGGGGCAAGGCGAGCATCGGCCAGATTATCGAGCGGCTGGAGGCGCGGGGCGTCGCGCAGGCCCGCACGACCTACCGCCTGCGCGACTGGCTGGTGTCGCGCCAGCGCTACTGGGGCACGCCCATCCCCATCGTGTACTGCGCCGAGCACGGGGCGCAGCCGGTCCCCGCTGACGAGTTGCCCGTCCGCCTGCCCGAAAACGTCGAGTTCACGCCCACCGGCCAGAGCCCGCTGAAGCTGGACCGCGAGTGGACGGCCACGACCTGCCCGGTGTGCGGCGGCCCCGCCGAGCGCGATACGGACACGATGGACACCTTCGTGGATTCGAGCTGGTACATGTACCGCTACCTGTCCCCGCGCGACGACGCGCACCCCTTCGACCCCGCCAGGGCCGACCTGCTGCCGGTGGACCTGTACACGGGCGGCATCGAGCACGCCATCCTGCACCTGCTGTACTCGCGCTTCTGGACCAAGGTGATGCGCGACATGGGCCTGACCACCCAGAATGAGCCGTTCAAGTGGCTGCGGAATCAGGGCATGATTCTGGGCGAGGACGGCGACAAGATGAGCAAGAGCCGGGGCAACGTGGTCGACCCCGACGACCTGGTGCGCGAGTACGGCGCCGACACGGTGCGCACGTACCTGATGTTCATCGCCCCGTGGGAACTGGGCGGCCCCTGGGACCCGCAGGGCATCAACGGCCCCGCCAAGTGGCTGAGCCGCATCTGGGCGCTGTACTTTGACGCGAAGGCGGTCGGCCCGGAGGAGGGCGTGACCGAAGCCGAGTTGCGCTACGCCATTCACTCCACCCTGAAGAAGGTCACGGGCGACTTCGACCGCCTGAGCTTCAACACCATCGTCGCCTCGTTAATGGAGCTGACGAACACGCTGGTCAAGGCCAAGCGCTCGCCCGTCTTCGGGACCCCCGCCTGGGAGGAGGCGCTGGACATCTTTAACCGGATGCTGGCCCCGGTCGTGCCCCACATCGCCGAGGAAATCTGGACCGAGCGCAGCGGTGCCGGAAGCGTCCACGTCCAGTCCTGGCCCGAGGTAGACGAGGCCGCCGCGACCCGTGACACCGTGACCATCGGCGTGCAGGTGGGCGGCAAAGTGCGCGGTCAGGTCGAGATTTCCAAGACCGCCACCCAGGAAGAGGCCCTGGCTGCCGCCCGCGCCAACCCGGACGTGGCCCGCTTCGTGGAAGGCAAAGCGACGGTGAAGGAGATCTACGTGCCGGGGCGGATCATCAATATCGTGGTGAAGTGA
- a CDS encoding GNAT family N-acetyltransferase: MLIRPFDPKDRDACLALFDSNLPEYFAPHERAEFGTWLRDPGEYFVLEDGGRVVACGGVWLDSEDPERPAGLSWGMVARGAHRRGYGSALLHFRLERLRELGAAEIHLDTSQHSAPFFARFGFRELRRVPGGYGPGLDRVDMVAEAGLLTPESVLH, from the coding sequence ATGCTCATCCGTCCCTTTGACCCCAAGGACCGCGACGCCTGCCTGGCCCTGTTCGACTCGAATCTGCCCGAGTACTTCGCGCCGCACGAGCGGGCCGAGTTCGGGACGTGGTTGCGGGACCCCGGCGAGTATTTCGTTCTGGAAGACGGCGGGCGGGTCGTGGCCTGCGGCGGCGTATGGCTCGACTCAGAGGACCCGGAACGCCCGGCAGGCTTGAGTTGGGGCATGGTCGCGCGGGGCGCCCACCGCCGGGGGTATGGCTCGGCACTCCTGCACTTCCGGCTGGAGCGGCTGCGGGAACTGGGGGCCGCCGAAATTCACCTCGACACGTCGCAGCACAGCGCCCCCTTCTTTGCCCGCTTCGGTTTCCGGGAGCTCCGGCGGGTGCCGGGCGGCTACGGGCCGGGGCTGGACCGGGTGGACATGGTGGCCGAGGCTGGCCTCCTGACCCCCGAATCCGTATTACACTGA
- the proS gene encoding proline--tRNA ligase: MTKDGGKQDKKAQQYGVTPQSADFNDWYNEVVKKADLADNSPVAGAMVVRPYGTALWENIVRWLDDRFKATGHESLIFPTLIPMGFITKEADHVEGFAPELFTVSKIGTEELAEPYVMRPTSETIIGHMWAGWLNSYRDLPFLHYQWGSVFRAELRTKAFLRTSEFFWHEGHTAHADETEARAEVRQQLDLYHEFCRDMLALPVVRGEKTASERFAGAVATYSIEGMMRDGKALQSGTSHYLGQNFSRAFDVKFQTREQKEEYAHTTSWAISSRIIGAIIMTHGDDFGLIMPPRIAPVQVVVIPVGRKENFGEMVEEGEKLAAELRAQGLRVKVDKRDGVTNGFKYNDWELKGVPVRIELGPRDLEAGVVVVKNRNSEEKETLSRAEAVLGMAARLDAIHDWLLTRATDFMLLHTVKADDYGTFRQAIEDGNWVRAHHCGQPECEKAIKDDTKATARNVPLDDAEFFAEKEEGPCVRCGQPGAYDKRVIFGRQY; this comes from the coding sequence ATGACGAAAGACGGCGGCAAGCAGGACAAGAAGGCGCAGCAATACGGCGTGACGCCCCAGAGCGCAGATTTCAACGACTGGTACAACGAGGTCGTCAAGAAGGCCGACCTAGCCGACAACAGCCCCGTTGCGGGTGCGATGGTCGTGCGCCCCTACGGCACGGCGCTGTGGGAGAACATCGTGCGCTGGCTCGACGACCGCTTCAAGGCGACCGGGCACGAGTCGCTGATCTTCCCCACCCTGATTCCGATGGGCTTCATCACCAAGGAAGCCGACCACGTCGAGGGCTTCGCGCCGGAGCTGTTCACCGTGAGCAAGATCGGCACCGAGGAACTGGCCGAGCCCTACGTCATGCGCCCCACGTCAGAAACGATCATCGGGCACATGTGGGCCGGGTGGCTGAACTCCTACCGCGACCTCCCCTTCCTGCATTACCAGTGGGGCAGCGTGTTCCGCGCCGAGCTGCGGACCAAGGCCTTCCTGCGCACCTCCGAATTCTTCTGGCACGAGGGCCACACCGCCCACGCGGATGAAACCGAGGCCCGCGCCGAAGTCCGCCAGCAGCTCGACCTCTACCACGAGTTCTGCCGCGATATGCTCGCGCTTCCCGTCGTGCGCGGCGAGAAGACGGCCTCCGAGCGCTTTGCCGGAGCGGTCGCCACCTACTCCATCGAGGGGATGATGCGCGACGGCAAGGCGCTGCAATCGGGCACCTCGCACTACCTGGGGCAAAACTTCAGTAGAGCTTTCGACGTGAAGTTCCAGACTCGCGAGCAGAAGGAGGAGTACGCCCATACGACGAGCTGGGCGATCTCCAGCCGCATCATCGGGGCGATCATCATGACGCACGGCGACGACTTCGGGCTGATCATGCCGCCCCGCATCGCGCCGGTTCAGGTCGTGGTGATTCCGGTGGGCCGCAAGGAGAACTTTGGCGAGATGGTGGAAGAAGGCGAGAAGTTGGCCGCCGAACTCCGCGCCCAGGGCCTGCGGGTCAAGGTGGACAAGCGCGACGGCGTGACCAACGGCTTCAAGTACAACGACTGGGAACTCAAAGGCGTGCCTGTGCGCATCGAGCTGGGGCCGCGCGACCTGGAGGCGGGCGTGGTCGTCGTCAAGAACCGCAACAGCGAGGAAAAGGAGACGCTGAGCCGCGCCGAGGCCGTCTTGGGCATGGCCGCCCGTCTGGACGCCATCCACGACTGGCTGCTGACCCGCGCGACCGACTTCATGCTCTTGCACACCGTGAAGGCCGACGATTACGGCACCTTCCGGCAGGCCATCGAGGACGGAAACTGGGTCCGGGCGCACCACTGCGGGCAGCCCGAGTGCGAGAAGGCGATCAAGGACGACACCAAGGCCACCGCCCGCAACGTGCCCCTGGACGACGCCGAGTTCTTCGCCGAAAAGGAAGAAGGCCCCTGCGTGCGCTGCGGGCAGCCGGGCGCGTATGACAAGCGGGTGATCTTCGGGCGGCAGTACTGA
- a CDS encoding NUDIX hydrolase, translating to MSSPPPRQCAAVLLINERGEVLLVRQAYGRQFWGLPGGIVDPGETPLGAAVREAREEVGVEVALEGVVGAYLLQGGGWPDIQAYVFAGRVLAGEPRLAAPQELSALAWCPLGEWPSPLLPDALAALEDLRAGRTGVVRTVQRHVSLHGVPL from the coding sequence ATGAGTTCACCCCCGCCGCGACAATGCGCCGCCGTCCTCCTCATCAATGAGCGGGGCGAGGTGCTGCTGGTCCGTCAGGCCTACGGACGGCAGTTCTGGGGCCTGCCCGGTGGGATCGTGGACCCCGGCGAGACGCCGCTGGGGGCCGCCGTGAGGGAGGCGCGGGAGGAGGTAGGAGTGGAGGTCGCGCTGGAGGGAGTTGTGGGCGCCTACCTTCTTCAGGGTGGGGGCTGGCCGGACATCCAGGCGTATGTCTTCGCGGGGCGGGTTTTGGCGGGCGAACCCAGGCTGGCCGCACCCCAGGAACTCAGCGCCCTGGCGTGGTGCCCGCTAGGTGAATGGCCCTCTCCCCTGCTGCCGGACGCGCTCGCCGCGCTGGAAGACCTCCGGGCGGGCCGCACCGGGGTCGTGAGAACCGTTCAGCGCCACGTGTCTCTCCACGGGGTCCCGCTCTAG
- a CDS encoding DUF2171 domain-containing protein, producing the protein MTQNDTGEITRRIEQDLRERLEAQGEHLQVKDVNGEHVGTVDHVEGDQLKLTRTDSPDGQHHYVPLSQVESMDDVAVYLNVERNAVQ; encoded by the coding sequence ATGACCCAGAACGACACCGGAGAGATCACCCGCCGCATCGAGCAGGACCTGCGCGAGCGCCTGGAAGCCCAGGGCGAGCACCTTCAGGTCAAGGACGTGAATGGCGAGCACGTCGGCACCGTCGACCACGTAGAGGGCGACCAGCTCAAGCTGACCCGCACCGACAGTCCCGACGGGCAGCACCACTACGTGCCCCTCTCGCAGGTCGAGAGCATGGACGACGTGGCGGTGTACCTGAACGTCGAACGCAACGCCGTGCAGTAA
- a CDS encoding alpha-amylase family glycosyl hydrolase, with amino-acid sequence MSASGFPASPPAAFPDERDAGTFALRLERYGDDLLASLRAVYGNDLGDLPARLLEVLVRGFRDRPADLRRLDEARLLRPDWLQGPEMVGYVAYADRFAGTLAGVGGRLDYLEGLGVRYFHLMPLLKPRQGENDGGYAVADYRAVRPDLGTMDDLAELARGLRGRGISLVLDLVLNHVAREHEWAGRARAGEEKYRAYFHIHPDRTLPDLYERTLPEVFPDFAPGNFTWDPEAGGWVWTTFNAYQWDLNWGNPDVWLEFVDLILFLANQGVEVFRLDAIAFLWKRLGTACQNEPEVHHLTRALRAAARIVAPAVAFKAEAIVAPAELMGYLGRGAHHGRVSDMAYHNSLMVQLWSSLASRDTRLFAEALRAFPPKPTNTTWGVYVRCHDDIGWAISDEDAAHAGLSGPAHRHFLSDFYSGEFPGSFARGLVFQHNPQTGDRRISGSAASLAGLEAALEAGDVGRVDDAVRRVLLLHAVILGFGGVPLLYMGDELALLNDSGYADVPEHAADNRWVHRPRMDWELAGRVGSEPDTPAGRVNAGLRHLIATRRSLPHLHASVESWPMPSPDGRVLLLRRDHPLGVMVQVYNFSEAEVVLPAWELREALGAEAVDALTGSRLHLDRPTLRLEGYRTLWLTQAL; translated from the coding sequence GTGTCTGCCTCCGGTTTTCCCGCATCGCCCCCCGCCGCCTTCCCCGACGAGCGCGACGCCGGTACCTTCGCGCTGCGGCTGGAACGGTATGGGGACGATCTGCTGGCGAGCCTGCGGGCGGTGTACGGCAATGACCTGGGCGACCTCCCGGCGCGGCTGCTGGAGGTGCTGGTGCGGGGCTTCCGGGACCGTCCCGCCGACCTGCGGCGGCTGGACGAGGCCCGGCTGCTGCGCCCCGACTGGCTGCAAGGGCCGGAGATGGTGGGCTACGTGGCCTACGCCGACCGCTTCGCCGGAACGCTGGCGGGAGTGGGCGGACGGCTGGACTATCTGGAGGGCCTGGGGGTCCGCTACTTCCACCTGATGCCGCTGCTGAAGCCCCGCCAGGGCGAGAACGACGGCGGCTACGCGGTGGCCGACTACCGGGCGGTGCGGCCCGACCTGGGGACGATGGACGACCTCGCCGAGCTGGCGCGGGGGCTGCGGGGCCGGGGCATCAGCCTGGTGCTGGACCTCGTGCTCAACCACGTCGCCCGTGAGCACGAGTGGGCTGGGCGGGCGCGGGCGGGCGAGGAAAAATACCGCGCCTATTTCCACATTCACCCCGACCGCACCCTGCCCGACCTCTACGAGCGCACGCTGCCGGAGGTCTTTCCCGACTTTGCGCCGGGCAACTTCACCTGGGACCCGGAGGCGGGAGGCTGGGTCTGGACCACCTTCAACGCGTACCAGTGGGACCTGAACTGGGGCAATCCGGACGTGTGGCTGGAGTTCGTGGACCTGATCCTGTTTCTCGCCAACCAGGGGGTGGAGGTCTTCCGGCTGGACGCCATCGCCTTCCTGTGGAAGCGGCTGGGCACGGCCTGTCAGAACGAGCCGGAGGTACACCACCTGACGCGGGCGCTGCGGGCGGCGGCGCGGATCGTGGCCCCGGCGGTCGCGTTCAAGGCCGAGGCCATCGTCGCCCCCGCCGAGCTGATGGGCTACCTGGGACGCGGGGCGCACCACGGGCGGGTGTCGGACATGGCCTACCACAACAGCCTGATGGTGCAGCTCTGGAGCAGCTTGGCGAGCCGGGACACCCGCCTCTTCGCCGAGGCGCTGCGGGCCTTTCCGCCCAAGCCGACGAACACCACCTGGGGCGTCTATGTGCGCTGCCATGACGACATCGGCTGGGCGATCTCTGACGAGGACGCGGCCCATGCGGGACTGAGTGGCCCGGCGCACCGCCACTTCCTCTCGGACTTCTACAGCGGCGAGTTTCCGGGGTCCTTTGCGCGGGGGCTGGTCTTTCAGCACAACCCGCAGACGGGGGACCGCCGCATCAGCGGATCGGCGGCCAGCCTCGCCGGGCTGGAGGCGGCGCTGGAGGCCGGGGACGTGGGCCGGGTGGACGACGCGGTGCGCCGAGTGCTGCTGCTCCACGCGGTCATCCTGGGCTTCGGCGGGGTGCCGCTGCTGTACATGGGCGACGAACTCGCGCTCCTGAACGACTCCGGCTATGCCGACGTGCCCGAACACGCCGCCGACAACCGCTGGGTGCACCGCCCGCGCATGGACTGGGAGCTGGCGGGGCGCGTGGGGAGCGAGCCGGACACCCCGGCGGGCCGGGTGAATGCCGGGCTGCGGCACCTGATCGCCACCCGGCGGAGCCTGCCCCACCTGCACGCCAGCGTGGAAAGCTGGCCGATGCCCAGCCCCGACGGGCGGGTGCTGCTGCTGCGGCGCGACCATCCCCTCGGGGTGATGGTGCAGGTCTACAACTTCAGCGAGGCGGAGGTCGTGCTGCCCGCCTGGGAGCTGCGCGAGGCGCTGGGCGCGGAGGCGGTGGACGCGCTGACGGGGAGCCGCCTGCACCTTGACCGTCCCACGCTGCGGCTGGAGGGATACCGGACGCTGTGGCTGACGCAGGCTTTATAG
- a CDS encoding GNAT family N-acetyltransferase — MNTYTIETPTLDTLADFFALHPDPQDVAKRLPILRQNVAAGRVRLENLLILRSERGIEGTALISAAPQVPVFPRFRPDVMPEGVTALALALRDRAEPERKLLLQDNLAPLRAAPVEGAGWVLDEEHVMYETDLRARTFVPDPQARSVTPDDPAVRVLLGALGRAGFELREGWHLVVLPDTSGQPVALGAFGPSGRPEWASLDQIGVHPSARGQGLGTRLHAHLLARAAEQFTMHAGGTGADNHAMRRILASNGSRHVATQMYFRPA; from the coding sequence TTGAACACGTACACGATTGAAACGCCCACGCTGGACACCCTCGCCGACTTCTTCGCGCTGCACCCTGACCCACAGGACGTGGCAAAACGCCTCCCTATCCTGCGCCAGAATGTCGCGGCGGGCCGGGTCCGGCTGGAAAACCTGCTGATTCTGCGCTCCGAGCGGGGCATAGAGGGAACAGCCCTGATCTCGGCCGCCCCGCAGGTGCCTGTCTTTCCCCGCTTTCGCCCGGACGTGATGCCGGAGGGGGTCACCGCCCTGGCCCTTGCCCTGCGCGACCGCGCCGAGCCGGAGCGGAAGCTGCTGCTTCAGGACAACCTCGCGCCACTGAGGGCCGCTCCCGTTGAGGGAGCCGGGTGGGTGCTGGACGAGGAACACGTGATGTATGAGACGGACCTGCGTGCCCGGACCTTCGTCCCAGACCCACAGGCCAGGAGTGTGACTCCTGACGATCCCGCCGTTCGGGTGCTCCTCGGTGCGTTGGGCCGCGCCGGGTTCGAGTTGCGGGAGGGGTGGCATCTGGTCGTCCTGCCCGACACTTCCGGTCAGCCGGTCGCGCTGGGGGCCTTCGGTCCCAGTGGGCGTCCGGAGTGGGCCAGCCTCGATCAGATCGGCGTCCACCCCAGCGCACGCGGCCAGGGCCTCGGCACCCGCCTGCACGCGCACCTGCTCGCCCGCGCGGCCGAACAGTTCACCATGCACGCGGGCGGCACCGGGGCCGACAACCACGCCATGCGCCGCATCCTTGCCAGCAACGGCAGCCGCCACGTCGCCACCCAGATGTATTTCCGGCCCGCCTGA
- the rpmI gene encoding 50S ribosomal protein L35 → MPKMKTKKSMTRRVKVTATGKVMAFKSGKRHQNTGKSGDEIRGKGKGFVLAKSEWARMKLGLVTGRK, encoded by the coding sequence ATGCCCAAGATGAAGACCAAAAAGAGCATGACCCGCCGGGTGAAGGTCACGGCCACCGGCAAGGTCATGGCGTTCAAGAGTGGCAAGCGCCACCAGAACACCGGCAAGAGCGGCGACGAGATTCGCGGCAAGGGCAAGGGCTTCGTGCTCGCCAAGAGCGAGTGGGCCCGCATGAAGCTCGGGCTCGTCACCGGGAGGAAGTGA
- the rplT gene encoding 50S ribosomal protein L20: MPRAKTGTIRRRRHKKVLKRAKGFWGSRSKQYRNAFQTLLNAATYEYRDRRNKKRDFRRLWIQRINAGARLHGMNYSTFINGLKRAGVDLNRKSLADIAAREPEAFRALVDAAKGARNQ; encoded by the coding sequence ATGCCACGCGCCAAGACCGGAACGATTCGCCGCCGCCGCCACAAGAAGGTGCTCAAGCGGGCCAAGGGCTTCTGGGGCAGCCGCTCCAAGCAGTACCGCAACGCCTTCCAGACGCTGCTCAACGCCGCGACCTACGAGTACCGCGACCGCCGCAACAAGAAGCGCGACTTCCGCCGCCTGTGGATTCAGCGCATCAACGCGGGCGCCCGCCTGCACGGCATGAACTACTCGACCTTCATCAACGGCCTGAAGCGGGCTGGGGTGGACCTCAACCGCAAGAGCCTCGCGGACATCGCTGCCCGCGAGCCCGAAGCCTTCCGCGCCCTCGTGGACGCGGCCAAGGGTGCCCGGAACCAGTAA
- a CDS encoding GNAT family N-acetyltransferase: MDVRPWHRADLTALEPLLAASFGRADFDLADEQAYFPDPAPPGWVVAWDAAGTPLGFLRFFAAGGGVQVAELYAVPGPQQPEILAALLRAFSSSPALAAGERLRFDLFPNDVARRALIEQHLEVTDVHRYLRLDREVRSAGHVPSEPLSLRDAQAAAEVLGVLKDYPPEELRHLWAGGDLAVTWQKGAVVGAAHLQSRGGGEREIVALAVAAEARGTGEGARLVDALLRRQPPGTARLTLQVREDNAAARRLYTHCGFRERPQGREVWLFTRPRSRS, from the coding sequence ATGGACGTTCGCCCCTGGCACCGTGCGGACCTGACCGCGCTCGAACCCCTCCTCGCGGCCTCGTTCGGGCGGGCGGACTTCGACCTGGCCGACGAGCAGGCTTATTTTCCCGACCCGGCGCCTCCCGGCTGGGTGGTCGCGTGGGACGCGGCGGGGACTCCGCTCGGCTTCCTGCGCTTCTTCGCGGCGGGCGGGGGAGTGCAGGTCGCGGAACTCTATGCCGTGCCTGGTCCGCAGCAGCCCGAGATTCTGGCGGCCTTGCTGCGGGCCTTCTCCTCATCGCCCGCTCTGGCGGCCGGGGAGCGCCTGCGCTTCGACCTTTTCCCGAACGACGTGGCCCGGCGTGCCCTGATTGAGCAGCATCTGGAGGTCACCGATGTACACAGGTACCTTCGTCTGGACCGCGAGGTCCGTTCGGCGGGCCATGTTCCCAGCGAGCCTCTCTCCCTGCGGGACGCTCAGGCGGCGGCGGAAGTGCTGGGCGTCCTCAAGGACTATCCGCCGGAGGAACTTCGGCACCTCTGGGCCGGGGGCGACCTCGCGGTAACCTGGCAGAAGGGCGCGGTGGTGGGCGCGGCACATCTTCAGAGTCGCGGCGGGGGAGAACGGGAGATTGTCGCCCTCGCGGTGGCAGCAGAGGCACGCGGAACCGGGGAGGGAGCTCGGCTGGTGGACGCGCTGCTCCGGCGGCAGCCCCCCGGCACGGCCCGCCTCACGTTGCAGGTCCGGGAGGACAACGCTGCTGCCCGTCGCCTCTACACGCACTGCGGGTTCCGGGAGCGGCCGCAGGGCCGGGAGGTGTGGCTGTTCACGCGGCCGCGCTCCCGGTCCTGA